The Rhodococcus sp. ABRD24 genome contains the following window.
GTCGACCTCGCCGCTGACCGTGCCCAGCTCGCCACCCGGGACGATTCGGTGGCGCCGGTCGCGCCCTATACCGTCACGGTTGTCGAGGGCGTCGCGGAGAACCTGGACCGGCTCGATCAGGTGATCGAGTCGCATCTGCAGGATTGGACGCTGGATCGTCTGCCTGCGGTGGACCGGGCGATCCTGCGGATCGCGGTGTGGGAGCTGTTCCATGCGACGGATGTGCCACCGGTGGTGGCAGTCGACGAGGCCGTCGAGCTCGCCAAGGAGCTTTCCACCGACGATTCGCCGTCGTTCGTCAACGGCGTGCTCGGCCAGGTCGTGCTGGTGGCGCCGCAGGTGCGGGCCGCGGCCGCAGCAACGTCGCAGCGCAAGCGGGCCGACGACACCGACGCGCCTGCCGGCACTGCCGGCGGCACCGATTCCGAGTCCTGAAACCAGTCGCTTTCCGTCCGGTCCTCGAGGGCCGGACGGAAAGCGCTTCGGACCTCGGCCTACCCGGAATCTGGCGCGGCGCCGGCCGCTGATACGCTGACCCGCGTCAGACATCCTTTAACGATCCGTCCAGAGAGGCGGAGAAGGAGGTCGCTGTATGCGTATGCCCGAAGGGCCCTCATCAGGTTCCCCCGCGAACGCTCGCGAGCTGCTGTCCCCGGCTGATGTCGGTAGGACCATCGCGCGGATCGCGCATCAGATCATCGAGAAGACCGCACTCGACGCCACCGAAGTAACTGACGGCACCGCCGTCGCCGGCTCCGCGCCGCGTGTCGTGTTGATCGGCATCCCGACCCGCGGCACCACGCTCGCCGCACGCCT
Protein-coding sequences here:
- the nusB gene encoding transcription antitermination factor NusB; the protein is MSGTHKKLGARHKARKRAVDFLFEAEARDVDPVDLAADRAQLATRDDSVAPVAPYTVTVVEGVAENLDRLDQVIESHLQDWTLDRLPAVDRAILRIAVWELFHATDVPPVVAVDEAVELAKELSTDDSPSFVNGVLGQVVLVAPQVRAAAAATSQRKRADDTDAPAGTAGGTDSES